A portion of the Drosophila sechellia strain sech25 chromosome 2R, ASM438219v1, whole genome shotgun sequence genome contains these proteins:
- the LOC6608061 gene encoding activin receptor type-1 isoform X2, whose translation MESNIFLGFLLMFLLYNNARAEISDHLREDIPDLDMEPSSASSAHLNGKELPAVPQNSVQTHPRYKCYSCEPPCRDPYEFTHTCQNAIQCWKSRTRDADGQVQESRGCSTSPDQLPMICSQNSLKINGPSKRNTGKFVNVVCCAGDYCNEGDFPELLPFDNNDVTVITADTSSISKMLVAVLGPFLVIALLGAVTIFFIRRSHRKRLAASRTKQDPEAYLVNDELLRATSAGDSTLREYLQHSVTSGSGSGLPLLVQRTLAKQVTLIECIGRGKYGEVWRGHWHGESIAVKIFFSRDEESWKRETEIYSTILLRHENILGFIGSDMTSRNSCTQLWLMTHYYPLGSLFDHLNRNALSHNDMVWICLSIANGLVHLHTEIFGKQGKPAMAHRDLKSKNILVTSNGSCVIADFGLAVTHSHVTGQLDLGNNPKVGTKRYMAPEVLDESIDLECFEALRRTDIYAFGLVLWEVCRRTISCGIAEEYKVPFYDVVPMDPSFEDMRKVVCIDNYRPSIPNRWSSDSLMAGMSKLMKECWHQNPNVRLPALRIKKTIHKLASADEKIRLDFDEVCV comes from the exons ATGGAGTCCAATATATTTTTAGGATTTCTATTGATGTTTCTGCTGTACAATAATGCCAGAG CCGAAATCAGCGATCATCTGCGCGAGGACATTCCGGATTTAGACATGGAGCCCTCCTCCGCCTCATCCGCCCATCTCAATGGCAAGGAGCTACCGGCCGTTCCACAGAACTCGGTGCAGACGCATCCCAG ATACAAATGCTACTCCTGCGAACCGCCCTGTCGGGATCCCTATGAGTTTACCCACACCTGCCAGAATGCGATTCAG TGTTGGAAGTCGCGCACCCGCGATGCCGATGGTCAGGTGCAGGAGTCACGCGGCTGCAGCACCTCGCCGGATCAACTGCCCATGATCTGCAGCCAGAACTCGTTGAAGATCAACGGGCCCAGTAAACGCAATACGGGGAAGTTCGTCAATGTGGTCTGCTGTGCCGGCGATTACTGCAATGAGGGCGACTTTCCGGAACTGCTGCCCTTCGACAACAATGATGTGACGGTGATAACCGCGGATACCAGTAGCATAAGCAAGATGCTCGTCGCCGTTCTAGGTCCTTTTCTGGTCATCGCTCTGCTGGGCGCGGTGACCATCTTCTTCATTCGTCGCAGCCATCGCAAGCGTCTGGCTGCCTCGCGAACCAAACAGGACCCGGAGGCGTATCTGGTCAATGATGAGCTGCTCCGCGCCACCAGCGCCGGTGACAGTACGCTGAGGGAGTATCTGCAGCACTCGGTGACCTCTGGCTCGGGCAGCGGATTGCCGCTGCTGGTGCAGCGTACGCTAGCCAAACAGGTCACCCTGATCGAGTGCATAGGACGAGGAAAATACGGCGAGGTTTGGCGCGGTCACTGGCATGGCGAAAGCATCGCCGTCAAGATATTCTTCAGTCGCGACGAGGAGTCCTGGAAGCGGGAGACAGAGATCTACAG caCCATATTGCTACGACATGAAAATATTCTCGGATTCATCGGCTCCGACATGACGTCGCGCAACTCGTGCACCCAACTTTGGCTGATGACGCACTACTATCCACTGGGCTCGCTCTTTGATCACCTAAACCGTAACGCCCTAAGCCACAACGATATGGTATGGATTTGCCTGTCCATAGCTAATGGGCTGGTGCACTTGCACACAGAGATATTCGGCAAGCAAGGCAAGCCAGCTATGGCCCACCGCGATTTGAAGTCCAAGAATATACTGGTGACCTCGAACGGATCCTGCGTGATAGCCGATTTCGGACTGGCCGTTACCCATTCGCACGTCACGGGACAACTGGACCTGGGCAACAACCCCAAAGTGGGCACCAAGCGCTACATGGCCCCAGAGGTTCTGGATGAAAG CATTGATTTAGAATGCTTCGAAGCACTGCGCCGCACAGATATTTACGCATTTGGACTTGTCCTCTGGGAGGTTTGTCGTCGCACCATTTCTTGCGGCATAGCAGAGGAGTACAAGGTGCCCTTCTACGATGTGGTGCCAATGGATCCCAGCTTCGAGGATATGCGCAAGGTGGTCTGCATCGACAACTACAGGCCCTCCATTCCCAATCGCTGGAGCTCGGATTCG TTAATGGCTGGCATGTCCAAGCTCATGAAGGAGTGCTGGCACCAAAACCCCAACGTGCGCTTGCCAGCGCTGCGCATCAAAAAGACTATACATAAGCTGGCTTCCGCTGACGAGAAGATACGTCTGGACTTCGACGAGGTCTGCGTTTAG
- the LOC6608060 gene encoding protein kintoun has protein sequence MSASRSRNKQSKLCDDERLDISKDEFNRFQEAFGQEEFRKLFFDYVDEIQDPENRKIYEAEITQLEKERGVEVRFIHPKPGFVIKTALDGELKCFINIASSEEIERPKNEVATDPSSGSRGLNWSIPMAQTTSRDDFDAKNNHCKVFDVVFHPDALHLAMRNKQFRQCLIDTALDAVEREYKVSLDRANLKFPKLDYKGIPRPTVIRKMSDNPTAEEQEPHPLAHMFPTKPPAPGKPEPRVLPMKTKPTPVPEFTVPRYTIKHSHDVDLSEYTDELDAKLHVTVPRSLVVEIELPLLRSTAECQLDVTSKSVYLFSERQGAKYRLKLDLPFIVDDKAGRARFDTDMRRLSITLPVVRKSVQEQAQMHETLRHFSREDSGVELHSNSESPVEEDPDGELSDSKADISKTSSPTVVRNANSPFLKSSVHYQLPSKFDCNVLDNVMAFVLHVPNVQPDSIEQLREQRSLHLKFATIGSGYYPTHYAFYVELSADHEDSAIESAEAEAWDNNVVLKLYLNSQSETPAGYLAGLDATELKEYPVHGQYHVKSKEKVNAKKENAPLDVEFERNQEGHALKVTIRPGTKEEEEEEEDKENQDQKPESDQQQQQQVQNKKSGKKQRKRNKKERSLSESACADMVLQEPLAKSNELQPRATFKLPPQRKQRSYSESNDSTGRSHRGILKRFSRYGPRPSMSDSCSSIDDSSSYSCSVDASGASLFSQSFGGIPEEDRSDAGLSESCKKTVRFNDHIMKQVFRLDSSILGQRKKNQKRRDLKLRAQQRRLSEGDSVDYEETRGSALKQKENPSRNCTDSGLDLTGAAGAHSNNNESDAKNAMMFEMDD, from the exons ATGTCCGCATCCAGATCGCGTAATAAACAATCCAAACTTTGTGACGATGAGCGGCTCGACATAAGCAAGGACGAGTTCAACCGATTCCAGGAGGCCTTTGGCCAGGAGGAGTTCCGCAAGCTCTTCTTCGACTACGTGGACGAGATCCAGGACCCTGAGAACCGCAAGATCTACGAGGCGGAGATCACGCAGCTGGAGAAGGAGCGTGGCGTGGAGGTGAGGTTCATCCACCCGAAGCCTGGATTCGTGATCAAGACCGCTCTAGATGGCGAGCTCAAGTGCTTCATTAACATCGCTAGCTCTGAGGAGATCGAGAGGCCCAAAAACGAGGTGGCTACAGATCCGTCGAGTGGCAGCCGTGGCCTGAACTGGTCCATTCCGATGGCCCAGACCACTTCGCGCGATGACTTCGATGCAAAAAATAATCACTGCAAGGTGTTCGACGTCGTCTTCCATCCCGACGCCCTTCACCTGGCCATGCGGAACAAGCAGTTCCGCCAATGCCTCATCGATACGGCACTGGACGCAGTCGAGCGCGAGTACAAGGTCTCGCTGGATCGCGCCAACCTCAAGTTCCCCAAGCTGGACTACAAGGGTATCCCCCGTCCCACTGTGATACGCAAGATGTCCGATAATCCCACGGCCGAGGAGCAGGAGCCACATCCGCTGGCGCACATGTTCCCCACAAAGCCACCCGCTCCGGGGAAACCGGAGCCCCGCGTCCTGCCCATGAAAACGAAGCCCACTCCGGTGCCGGAGTTCACGGTGCCCAGGTATACGATCAAGCACAGCCACGACGTGGACTTGTCCGAGTACACGGACGAGCTGGATGCCAAGCTGCACGTGACCGTTCCTCGCTCTCTTGTCGTGGAGATCGAGCTTCCCCTGCTCCGTTCGACAGCCGAGTGCCAACTGGACGTCACCTCCAAGTCCGTATACCTGTTCAGCGAGCGACAGGGCGCCAAGTACCGCCTGAAGCTGGACCTCCCCTTCATCGTGGACGACAAGGCGGGCCGGGCCCGCTTCGACACGGATATGCGTCGTTTAAGCATCACGTTACCTGTGGTCCGGAAGAGCGTCCAGGAGCAAGCCCAGATGCACGAAACCTTGCGACACTTCAGCCGCGAGGACAGCGGCGTGGAGCTGCACTCCAATAGCGAATCGCCTGTGGAGGAGGATCCTGATGGCGAACTCAGCGATTCCAAGGCGGATATCTCCAAGACTT CCTCGCCGACTGTCGTGCGCAACGCCAACAGCCCGTTCCTGAAGAGCTCCGTGCACTACCAGCTGCCCAGCAAGTTCGACTGCAACGTGCTGGACAATGTGATGGCCTTTGTGCTGCACGTGCCCAACGTTCAACCGGACTCCATTGAGCAGTTGAGGGAGCAGCGGAGCCTGCACCTCAAGTTCGCCACCATTGGCAGTGGCTACTATCCCACCCACTACGCCTTCTACGTGGAACTGTCGGCGGATCATGAGGATTCCGCCATCGAGAGTGCTGAGGCAGAGGCCTGGGACAACAATGTGGTGCTTAAGCTGTATCTGAATTCGCAGAGCGAGACTCCGGCTGGCTATCTGGCCGGTCTAGATGCCACGGAGCTCAAAGAGTACCCAGTTCATGGTCAGTACCATGTGAAGAGCAAGGAAAAGGTTAACGCAAAGAAGGAGAATGCTCCGCTCGATGTCGAATTCGAGCGCAACCAGGAGGGCCATGCCCTGAAGGTTACCATTCGCCCCGGTacaaaggaggaggaggaggaagaggaagaTAAGGAGAACCAGGACCAAAAGCCCGAAAGcgaccaacagcagcagcaacaggtgcAGAACAAGAAGTCCGGCAAGAAGCAACGGAAGAGGAACAAGAAGGAGCGCTCCCTATCCGAATCTGCCTGTGCAGATATGGTTCTCCAGGAGCCATTGGCTAAAAGTAATGAGCTTCAGCCGAGAGCCACGTTTAAGTTGCCGCCGCAGCGCAAGCAACGCAGCTACTCAGAGAGCAACGATAGCACCGGCCGCTCTCATCGCGGCATCCTCAAGCGTTTCAGCCGCTACGGGCCCCGACCCTCGATGTCGGACAGCTGCTCGTCCATTGACGACTCCTCCTCGTACTCGTGCTCCGTGGACGCATCCGGAGCCTCGCTGTTCTCTCAATCATTCGGCGGCATTCCCGAGGAGGATCGTTCGGATGCCGGGCTCTCAGAGAGCTGCAAGAAGACTGTTAGATTTAACGATCACATCATGAAGCAAGTGTTCCG ACTTGACTCCAGCATCCTGGGTCAGCGCAAGAAGAACCAGAAGCGACGCGATCTCAAGCTGCGGGCTCAGCAGCGTCGCCTCAGCGAGGGCGATTCCGTCGACTACGAGGAAACCCGGGGCTCTGCCCTCAAG caaaaagaaaatccaTCAAGGAACTGCACCGATAGCGGACTGGATCTCACTGGAGCAGCAGGTgcccacagcaacaacaatgaatcGGATGCTAAGAACGCCATGATGTTTGAAATGGATGATTAG
- the LOC6608061 gene encoding activin receptor type-1 isoform X1, with product MESNIFLGFLLMFLLYNNARAEISDHLREDIPDLDMEPSSASSAHLNGKELPAVPQNSVQTHPRRHIKSKRRMKRRYKCYSCEPPCRDPYEFTHTCQNAIQCWKSRTRDADGQVQESRGCSTSPDQLPMICSQNSLKINGPSKRNTGKFVNVVCCAGDYCNEGDFPELLPFDNNDVTVITADTSSISKMLVAVLGPFLVIALLGAVTIFFIRRSHRKRLAASRTKQDPEAYLVNDELLRATSAGDSTLREYLQHSVTSGSGSGLPLLVQRTLAKQVTLIECIGRGKYGEVWRGHWHGESIAVKIFFSRDEESWKRETEIYSTILLRHENILGFIGSDMTSRNSCTQLWLMTHYYPLGSLFDHLNRNALSHNDMVWICLSIANGLVHLHTEIFGKQGKPAMAHRDLKSKNILVTSNGSCVIADFGLAVTHSHVTGQLDLGNNPKVGTKRYMAPEVLDESIDLECFEALRRTDIYAFGLVLWEVCRRTISCGIAEEYKVPFYDVVPMDPSFEDMRKVVCIDNYRPSIPNRWSSDSLMAGMSKLMKECWHQNPNVRLPALRIKKTIHKLASADEKIRLDFDEVCV from the exons ATGGAGTCCAATATATTTTTAGGATTTCTATTGATGTTTCTGCTGTACAATAATGCCAGAG CCGAAATCAGCGATCATCTGCGCGAGGACATTCCGGATTTAGACATGGAGCCCTCCTCCGCCTCATCCGCCCATCTCAATGGCAAGGAGCTACCGGCCGTTCCACAGAACTCGGTGCAGACGCATCCCAG GAGACACATTAAGAGTAAGCGCCGCATGAAGAGAAG ATACAAATGCTACTCCTGCGAACCGCCCTGTCGGGATCCCTATGAGTTTACCCACACCTGCCAGAATGCGATTCAG TGTTGGAAGTCGCGCACCCGCGATGCCGATGGTCAGGTGCAGGAGTCACGCGGCTGCAGCACCTCGCCGGATCAACTGCCCATGATCTGCAGCCAGAACTCGTTGAAGATCAACGGGCCCAGTAAACGCAATACGGGGAAGTTCGTCAATGTGGTCTGCTGTGCCGGCGATTACTGCAATGAGGGCGACTTTCCGGAACTGCTGCCCTTCGACAACAATGATGTGACGGTGATAACCGCGGATACCAGTAGCATAAGCAAGATGCTCGTCGCCGTTCTAGGTCCTTTTCTGGTCATCGCTCTGCTGGGCGCGGTGACCATCTTCTTCATTCGTCGCAGCCATCGCAAGCGTCTGGCTGCCTCGCGAACCAAACAGGACCCGGAGGCGTATCTGGTCAATGATGAGCTGCTCCGCGCCACCAGCGCCGGTGACAGTACGCTGAGGGAGTATCTGCAGCACTCGGTGACCTCTGGCTCGGGCAGCGGATTGCCGCTGCTGGTGCAGCGTACGCTAGCCAAACAGGTCACCCTGATCGAGTGCATAGGACGAGGAAAATACGGCGAGGTTTGGCGCGGTCACTGGCATGGCGAAAGCATCGCCGTCAAGATATTCTTCAGTCGCGACGAGGAGTCCTGGAAGCGGGAGACAGAGATCTACAG caCCATATTGCTACGACATGAAAATATTCTCGGATTCATCGGCTCCGACATGACGTCGCGCAACTCGTGCACCCAACTTTGGCTGATGACGCACTACTATCCACTGGGCTCGCTCTTTGATCACCTAAACCGTAACGCCCTAAGCCACAACGATATGGTATGGATTTGCCTGTCCATAGCTAATGGGCTGGTGCACTTGCACACAGAGATATTCGGCAAGCAAGGCAAGCCAGCTATGGCCCACCGCGATTTGAAGTCCAAGAATATACTGGTGACCTCGAACGGATCCTGCGTGATAGCCGATTTCGGACTGGCCGTTACCCATTCGCACGTCACGGGACAACTGGACCTGGGCAACAACCCCAAAGTGGGCACCAAGCGCTACATGGCCCCAGAGGTTCTGGATGAAAG CATTGATTTAGAATGCTTCGAAGCACTGCGCCGCACAGATATTTACGCATTTGGACTTGTCCTCTGGGAGGTTTGTCGTCGCACCATTTCTTGCGGCATAGCAGAGGAGTACAAGGTGCCCTTCTACGATGTGGTGCCAATGGATCCCAGCTTCGAGGATATGCGCAAGGTGGTCTGCATCGACAACTACAGGCCCTCCATTCCCAATCGCTGGAGCTCGGATTCG TTAATGGCTGGCATGTCCAAGCTCATGAAGGAGTGCTGGCACCAAAACCCCAACGTGCGCTTGCCAGCGCTGCGCATCAAAAAGACTATACATAAGCTGGCTTCCGCTGACGAGAAGATACGTCTGGACTTCGACGAGGTCTGCGTTTAG